A part of Helicobacter kayseriensis genomic DNA contains:
- a CDS encoding STAS-like domain-containing protein → MEKTILEVATMFEDFDFLGSRDSGEILRKRIIELLETKDWQVVVDFQRIDRVSHSFADEVFGLLYAKFGLDVIKRKIVLENAQDNIKNLANFVIKERARKNNASSRSK, encoded by the coding sequence ATGGAAAAAACAATACTTGAAGTAGCCACAATGTTTGAAGATTTTGATTTCCTAGGTTCACGAGATAGTGGAGAGATTTTGCGTAAAAGAATTATTGAATTATTAGAAACAAAAGATTGGCAAGTTGTTGTTGATTTCCAGAGGATAGACAGAGTTTCCCATTCGTTTGCTGATGAGGTTTTTGGTTTATTGTATGCAAAGTTTGGACTTGATGTTATCAAGAGGAAGATTGTGCTTGAAAATGCACAGGACAACATAAAAAACTTAGCAAATTTTGTCATCAAAGAACGAGCTCGCAAAAATAATGCTTCATCAAGATCTAAATAA